In one Echinicola marina genomic region, the following are encoded:
- a CDS encoding AAA family ATPase: MIQQITKINGFGILDNLQAGQKIEPFNKYNLIYGWNGSGKTTLSRLLRCMEIKTMHAEFDSAEFTINLTEGKIESKKIDHTLDIRVFNQDFVSDNLNLFDAKTKPIIFISKEKVDEKKELDGKKSELKSKQGDIEKIDKEFVGLKRKIEDFHKAAGKSIKDFFLGTVYANVTYNKNTSEKIWNDLKREGRKLQDYELSEADLSQEKNYTLLNSKKDEISETQIPTKIEVEKLTQVQKEVNKLLTTNITSRVIERLKDNPEIGKWVEDGLVLYNKYESSNCEFCGQALPKSRIEDLEKHFSKEYTDLKDQITQMVEKLEKGIRLEITDQSYLLYESLKAKYILIMGETNKSLLDANGILRNWIDSLSAKKSDPFRTFDEENSDLLEFSKFNNTLADLIKVIKEHNEITRSHQQKAENAKKKIEYHFISQRAITDGLRDIEEKKETLGGQLGSEKEKSSLLADRISELENSLKSDTLAIEEINNSIHKFLGRNNIVLERQEEGGYQLKRGGIVARNLSEGEKTAISLIYFFSKIQENDAKLADQIIILDDPISSFDSNHLFNASSLIKKTTEKSKQLFVLTHNFWFFKQVRDWMHRKNSKEKSVSNVYLIKQGVIADANKSLVSFHSEYQHVFKTVLDFQDMDNIDESLCFTIANSIRRLLEAFTSFKCPDNSGFNGALQLGEKKGLPPEKKERIYYFVHKYSHLDRIESLDNTVEPLMEEGKNVVHDVLRLIKKVDEDHYKSMLRICSYEDKIED, translated from the coding sequence ATGATTCAACAAATCACCAAAATCAATGGATTCGGTATCTTGGATAATTTGCAAGCCGGGCAAAAAATAGAGCCATTCAATAAGTATAATCTTATTTATGGATGGAATGGAAGCGGTAAAACCACTCTTAGTAGATTGCTGAGGTGCATGGAAATTAAGACAATGCATGCTGAATTTGATTCTGCTGAGTTCACTATTAATCTCACTGAAGGGAAGATCGAATCAAAAAAAATTGATCATACCTTGGATATTAGGGTTTTCAATCAAGATTTTGTGTCGGACAATTTGAATTTATTCGATGCCAAAACAAAGCCTATCATTTTTATAAGTAAAGAAAAAGTCGATGAAAAGAAGGAGCTGGATGGAAAAAAAAGTGAGCTTAAGTCGAAACAGGGTGATATCGAAAAAATAGATAAAGAATTTGTTGGTCTTAAAAGAAAGATAGAGGATTTTCATAAAGCTGCCGGAAAATCAATTAAAGACTTCTTTCTGGGAACGGTCTACGCTAATGTTACCTACAATAAAAACACTTCGGAAAAAATCTGGAATGATTTAAAAAGAGAGGGAAGAAAACTACAAGACTATGAGCTATCAGAGGCAGATTTGTCCCAAGAAAAAAACTATACTCTCCTTAACAGTAAGAAAGATGAAATATCGGAAACACAAATTCCAACAAAAATAGAGGTTGAGAAGCTGACTCAAGTTCAAAAAGAGGTAAACAAGCTACTGACTACTAATATTACCTCTAGAGTCATTGAGAGACTTAAAGATAATCCTGAAATAGGAAAATGGGTTGAGGATGGTCTTGTTTTATATAATAAATATGAAAGTAGTAATTGTGAATTTTGTGGCCAAGCACTTCCAAAGAGCAGGATTGAAGATTTAGAAAAACATTTCAGTAAAGAATATACCGATCTAAAGGATCAGATTACTCAAATGGTTGAAAAGCTAGAAAAAGGTATCAGACTAGAAATAACAGATCAAAGTTATTTGCTTTATGAAAGTTTAAAAGCCAAGTATATTCTCATAATGGGAGAAACAAACAAATCTCTTTTAGATGCCAATGGAATCCTTAGGAATTGGATTGATTCTTTGTCTGCCAAAAAAAGTGATCCCTTTAGAACGTTTGATGAGGAAAATTCAGATCTATTAGAATTTTCTAAATTCAATAATACATTGGCTGATCTTATTAAAGTCATAAAGGAGCACAATGAGATTACTAGATCTCATCAGCAAAAGGCTGAAAATGCGAAAAAGAAGATCGAGTATCATTTCATAAGCCAAAGAGCAATAACTGATGGTCTCAGAGATATAGAGGAAAAGAAAGAAACTTTAGGCGGCCAATTAGGTTCAGAAAAGGAAAAATCTTCATTGTTAGCGGATCGGATATCAGAACTAGAAAATAGCCTAAAAAGTGACACTTTAGCCATTGAAGAAATCAACAATAGTATCCACAAATTTTTAGGGAGGAATAATATAGTACTTGAAAGGCAGGAAGAAGGGGGATACCAATTAAAGAGGGGCGGTATCGTTGCTAGGAATTTGAGCGAGGGAGAAAAAACAGCCATCTCCCTGATCTATTTTTTCTCTAAAATCCAGGAAAATGACGCGAAATTGGCTGATCAAATCATAATTTTGGACGATCCTATATCTAGTTTCGATAGCAATCATCTATTCAATGCGTCCAGTTTAATTAAGAAAACTACCGAAAAATCAAAGCAACTTTTCGTGCTAACCCATAATTTTTGGTTTTTCAAACAGGTTCGAGACTGGATGCATAGAAAAAACAGCAAGGAAAAATCAGTTTCAAATGTATATTTAATAAAGCAAGGGGTAATTGCGGATGCTAATAAGTCTTTAGTGAGTTTTCACTCAGAATACCAACATGTGTTTAAGACTGTCTTAGATTTTCAAGATATGGATAATATTGACGAATCTCTTTGCTTTACAATAGCGAACTCAATCAGACGACTTTTGGAGGCATTTACCAGTTTTAAATGTCCAGACAACTCTGGATTTAATGGGGCATTGCAATTGGGCGAAAAGAAAGGTCTGCCACCTGAGAAAAAAGAAAGAATTTATTATTTCGTGCATAAATATTCTCATCTTGACCGAATTGAATCTCTAGATAATACTGTAGAGCCATTGATGGAGGAAGGAAAAAATGTTGTCCATGATGTATTGCGGTTGATAAAAAAAGTGGATGAGGATCATTACAAAAGTATGCTTAGAATATGTAGCTATGAGGATAAAATTGAGGATTGA
- a CDS encoding type III restriction-modification system endonuclease, whose product MKLQFKEQDFQIQAVKAVVDCFNGQPIKTNRFTLERSKNLIKKAKQAASGSIQASVFESEVLEEIGYRNSPIQLLEPQVLKNIQQVQKLNDLNESQQIERPKGTKLGYNLTIEMETGTGKTYTYIRTMYELHKHYGWSKFIVIVPSIAIREGVFKSFEVTQDHFQELYGHKINPFIYNSGRPQDIENFASDSRISVMIINTQAFSSAQYDKKTGELKDNVGNRIYRELDQFGTRRPIDIISQTNPILIIDEPQSVGKQGSKTLDSMQGFNPLFTLRYSATHAKGEEYNKIYRLDALDAYNQHLVKKIQVKGINLKGSTGTTGYLYLEHISLSTTKPPFAVLEFEKRVGESIKKVRQKLPEGANLYELSGNLPAYKNHTISEINGYLNKVVINGQDIFPGDILNDKDEHSFRRVQIRETIMSHLQKEKQLFGQGIKVLSLFFIDSVDKYRMYDESGEKLLGEYAQIFEEEYNNVRSEFLDIFKAEYNDYLVETDPGKVHRAYLPTEQVGLPTTYSSYLSRDDAGKVHDGYFSIDKKGKSIDPKVKRGSEESDDTSAYDLIMKDKEKLMSFEEPVRFIFSHSALKEGWDNPNVFQICALKNADSGSQTRRRQEVGRGMRLCVDKRGVRQDFDLVGEQIHEINKLTVIASESYEAFAKGLQTEIAATLRDRPQRAEVEYFVGKVVSNEQDETHRLTEEDAKKLNKLLYKNDVIDEEDRITPEGRELIEQNKMPLPYTLEPYRESIGKLLKSVYTGEAFKPEDERQTIILDTNANFAKKEFQELWDKINLKTVYEVNFDTEKLIRDSKNRINAQLHISDRIYEVKTGELQEGTKAEMEQGSLVKESKRESLKLKNDLYANTVYDVIGEIEALTHLTRRTIVAILKAIHEEKFLLIRKNPEEFIARSSKLINEVKASLIINNIVYHKVDGRHDAKTVFTNDKHALRQSDLLKKHIYDYLTSDSKIEADFAKALENSTEVVVYAKLPKSFYVSTPVAKYSPDWAIVLDKDKVRHIYFVAETKGSDSDMDLREIEKLKIHCAEKHFDTIGGGVVKFSKISSYEKLMDIVQMK is encoded by the coding sequence ATGAAACTCCAATTTAAAGAACAAGATTTTCAGATTCAGGCGGTTAAAGCCGTGGTGGATTGTTTTAATGGCCAACCCATAAAAACCAATCGTTTCACCTTAGAGCGCAGCAAAAACCTGATCAAAAAGGCCAAGCAAGCAGCCAGTGGAAGTATTCAAGCATCAGTGTTCGAATCAGAGGTACTGGAAGAAATAGGCTATCGTAATAGTCCTATACAGTTATTGGAACCACAGGTGTTGAAAAATATCCAACAGGTTCAAAAACTGAACGACTTGAACGAGAGTCAACAGATAGAAAGGCCAAAAGGAACAAAGCTGGGCTATAACCTGACCATTGAAATGGAAACCGGTACGGGTAAGACCTATACCTATATCCGTACCATGTATGAATTGCATAAGCATTATGGTTGGAGCAAGTTCATCGTTATTGTCCCCAGTATTGCCATTCGTGAAGGTGTGTTTAAATCTTTTGAGGTAACTCAGGATCACTTTCAGGAATTGTATGGGCATAAGATCAACCCTTTTATTTACAATTCCGGTCGTCCCCAGGATATAGAAAACTTTGCCTCGGACAGCAGGATCAGTGTGATGATTATCAATACACAGGCTTTTTCTTCTGCTCAATACGACAAAAAGACAGGAGAATTAAAGGATAATGTGGGCAACCGTATCTATCGGGAATTGGATCAATTTGGAACAAGGAGGCCTATTGATATCATCTCCCAGACCAATCCTATTTTGATCATCGATGAACCACAATCCGTTGGTAAACAAGGGTCTAAAACCTTAGATAGTATGCAAGGATTTAACCCCTTATTTACCTTAAGGTATTCTGCCACTCACGCCAAAGGTGAAGAATACAATAAGATTTATCGATTAGATGCACTGGATGCCTATAACCAGCATTTGGTCAAGAAAATTCAGGTCAAAGGCATCAACCTGAAAGGCTCAACAGGTACTACAGGGTACTTGTACCTTGAGCATATCAGCTTGAGTACCACCAAGCCGCCTTTTGCCGTATTGGAATTTGAAAAGAGAGTTGGAGAAAGTATCAAAAAAGTAAGGCAAAAGCTTCCTGAAGGTGCTAATCTGTATGAATTGTCTGGAAATCTACCGGCCTATAAAAACCATACAATTTCCGAAATCAACGGATACCTAAATAAGGTAGTCATTAATGGACAGGACATTTTTCCAGGGGATATACTCAATGATAAGGACGAACATTCATTCCGTAGGGTGCAGATCAGGGAAACCATCATGTCCCACTTGCAAAAAGAAAAACAACTGTTTGGCCAAGGGATAAAAGTCCTCAGCCTCTTCTTTATAGACTCCGTTGATAAATACCGTATGTATGATGAATCAGGAGAGAAATTATTGGGTGAGTATGCTCAGATTTTTGAGGAAGAATATAATAATGTCCGAAGTGAGTTCTTGGATATCTTTAAAGCTGAATATAATGACTATCTGGTGGAAACTGATCCAGGAAAGGTCCATAGAGCTTACCTGCCTACCGAACAAGTAGGTTTACCAACGACCTATTCAAGTTACCTATCCAGGGATGATGCCGGAAAAGTACATGATGGCTATTTTTCCATTGACAAAAAAGGTAAATCCATCGATCCTAAAGTAAAACGGGGGAGCGAGGAATCAGATGATACTTCTGCCTATGACCTGATCATGAAGGACAAGGAGAAGCTAATGAGCTTTGAAGAGCCAGTGCGCTTTATCTTTTCACACTCTGCCCTGAAAGAAGGTTGGGACAATCCCAATGTATTCCAAATCTGTGCCCTCAAAAATGCGGATAGTGGAAGCCAGACCAGAAGAAGGCAGGAAGTAGGCCGTGGTATGCGTCTGTGTGTGGACAAACGGGGTGTAAGGCAGGACTTTGATTTGGTGGGCGAACAAATCCATGAAATCAATAAGCTGACCGTTATTGCATCAGAAAGCTATGAGGCGTTTGCCAAAGGGCTTCAAACCGAAATAGCTGCTACACTCAGAGACCGTCCACAAAGAGCCGAAGTGGAGTATTTTGTGGGAAAAGTAGTCAGTAATGAACAAGATGAAACGCATCGTCTAACGGAGGAGGATGCAAAGAAATTGAACAAGCTCTTGTACAAAAATGATGTTATTGACGAAGAGGATAGGATCACTCCTGAAGGAAGGGAATTGATTGAGCAAAACAAAATGCCTCTTCCCTATACCCTTGAACCTTATCGGGAGTCAATTGGGAAATTACTCAAATCAGTATATACCGGGGAAGCCTTTAAGCCTGAAGATGAAAGACAAACCATTATTTTGGATACCAATGCCAATTTTGCAAAAAAGGAATTCCAGGAGTTATGGGATAAAATCAATCTGAAAACCGTGTACGAAGTCAACTTCGATACCGAAAAACTTATCAGGGACAGCAAAAACCGGATCAATGCCCAGCTCCATATTAGTGACCGTATATATGAAGTAAAAACCGGAGAGCTTCAGGAAGGCACAAAGGCAGAAATGGAACAAGGCAGCTTGGTGAAAGAATCCAAAAGGGAATCCCTAAAGCTCAAAAATGACCTGTATGCCAATACGGTTTATGATGTTATTGGAGAAATTGAGGCCTTGACCCATCTGACCAGAAGAACCATTGTGGCCATTCTTAAAGCCATTCATGAGGAGAAATTTTTACTGATCCGTAAAAACCCGGAAGAGTTTATCGCCAGGTCCAGCAAGTTAATCAATGAGGTAAAGGCCAGCTTGATCATCAATAATATTGTCTATCATAAGGTCGATGGCCGTCATGATGCCAAAACGGTCTTTACCAATGACAAGCATGCACTCCGCCAGTCGGACCTGTTGAAAAAGCACATATATGACTATTTGACCTCTGATTCCAAGATTGAGGCTGATTTTGCCAAAGCACTGGAAAACAGTACCGAGGTGGTGGTATATGCAAAGCTTCCCAAGAGTTTTTATGTCTCCACCCCTGTCGCCAAATACAGTCCTGATTGGGCCATTGTATTGGACAAGGACAAAGTACGACACATCTATTTTGTGGCAGAAACCAAAGGGTCTGATTCTGATATGGATTTACGGGAAATAGAGAAATTAAAAATCCACTGTGCCGAAAAACACTTTGATACCATCGGAGGCGGAGTGGTGAAATTTTCAAAAATAAGCAGCTATGAAAAGCTGATGGATATTGTTCAAATGAAATAA